In uncultured Cohaesibacter sp., a genomic segment contains:
- the moaD gene encoding molybdopterin converting factor subunit 1 produces the protein MKLVYFAWLREHIGLNEEQIALPASVKNVRDLIDWQQSRGEGYARAFAEPETVRVALDQFHAEHDEPVSDAEEIAFFPPMTGG, from the coding sequence ATGAAACTTGTCTATTTCGCCTGGCTAAGAGAGCATATCGGCCTGAATGAAGAACAGATCGCTCTTCCCGCCAGCGTCAAGAATGTCCGCGACCTCATCGACTGGCAGCAGTCCCGTGGTGAAGGATATGCCCGTGCCTTTGCCGAGCCGGAAACCGTGCGGGTGGCGCTCGATCAGTTCCATGCCGAGCATGACGAACCCGTCAGCGACGCCGAGGAAATCGCCTTCTTCCCGCCAATGACCGGCGGTTGA